A genome region from Phycisphaeraceae bacterium includes the following:
- a CDS encoding FAD-dependent oxidoreductase: MTTADPACECLIFGGGAAGLFTLAALRSEGISTLLLERSALGAGQTRCAQGIIHGGTKYALGGIVGADSRAIAGMPERWLRMYRGEESPSLATATLRSGHGWLWASDGLAGRLGMLGASVALRTRPEASSLEERPEPLRRVRGRVLRLPEPIFDPSSVLAAIAEAHRGFIARYDEESLEIDSTSPEPRLRVSLHGARGPLAIELRPRCVILAAGVGNEQLRARFHLTPNATQRRPLHQVLLRSRELPWLDGHCVQGDRTRVTITSARDDEGRTIWHLGGQLAEEGVERERPAQCRHAIAELRSILPDAAIDGAEITSYRVDRAEPSHGQRRPDDACARSEGRTLSLWPTKLALAPRAAELALDHIRTTAQRSTGAASRALMEPLDLEPPPCAPAPWHDALEWSVIQ, translated from the coding sequence ATGACCACGGCTGATCCTGCGTGCGAGTGTCTCATCTTCGGCGGCGGCGCCGCCGGGCTCTTTACGCTCGCAGCCCTTCGAAGCGAGGGAATCTCAACCCTGCTTCTCGAGCGGAGCGCCCTCGGTGCCGGACAGACGCGCTGCGCTCAGGGCATCATTCATGGCGGAACGAAGTACGCCCTTGGCGGCATCGTCGGTGCCGACTCGCGAGCCATTGCAGGCATGCCGGAGCGCTGGCTCCGAATGTACCGGGGCGAGGAGAGCCCATCGCTGGCGACCGCCACGCTGCGCAGCGGACATGGCTGGCTATGGGCGAGTGATGGCCTCGCCGGGCGGCTCGGCATGCTCGGTGCGTCGGTGGCGCTTCGGACGCGTCCCGAGGCCTCGTCGCTCGAAGAGCGCCCTGAACCACTGCGCCGTGTGCGCGGCCGCGTGCTTCGACTTCCGGAGCCGATCTTCGATCCCTCATCGGTGCTCGCCGCCATCGCCGAGGCGCACCGCGGCTTCATCGCCCGATACGACGAGGAGAGCCTCGAGATCGACTCGACTTCACCGGAACCTCGGCTTCGGGTCAGCCTGCATGGAGCGCGAGGCCCGCTCGCCATTGAACTCAGGCCGCGCTGCGTGATTCTCGCCGCCGGTGTCGGGAACGAACAGCTTCGCGCTCGATTTCATCTCACGCCGAATGCAACACAGCGTCGTCCGCTGCATCAGGTGCTTCTGCGTTCACGGGAGCTTCCTTGGCTCGATGGTCACTGCGTCCAGGGGGACCGTACGCGCGTGACCATCACCAGTGCGCGTGATGACGAGGGTCGGACCATCTGGCACCTGGGCGGCCAACTCGCCGAGGAGGGCGTCGAACGCGAGAGGCCCGCGCAGTGCCGGCACGCGATCGCGGAGCTCCGGTCGATCCTTCCCGACGCGGCGATTGATGGGGCTGAGATCACGAGCTATCGGGTCGATCGAGCGGAGCCGAGCCATGGCCAGCGGCGCCCCGATGATGCCTGTGCCCGCTCCGAGGGGCGCACGCTCTCGCTCTGGCCGACGAAGCTGGCACTGGCCCCGCGGGCCGCGGAGCTCGCACTCGACCACATCCGAACCACGGCTCAACGATCCACGGGGGCCGCGAGCCGGGCCTTGATGGAGCCTCTCGACCTTGAGCCTCCCCCATGCGCCCCCGCGCCATGGCATGATGCCCTCGAGTGGAGCGTCATCCAGTGA
- a CDS encoding aldo/keto reductase yields MSRVQLPTRPFPTLEREVGVISLGAFKIGRRDPGKYATDDPLPSDAESTSLIHGAIDFGIDLIDTAPAYGLSEARVGAALASRHSGVVISTKAGEELGPTGSIFNYSEAAIEASVCRSLVRLRRPSLDLVFIHSDGNDLHILGEGTAVATLDRLRRQGLLRAVGFSGKRVEGGLAALNDPRINAVMVEYNPASTSQLPVIEMAGRLGKAVLVKKPLAQGRLAPEEAIPFILARPEVTTVVIGSLRLEHLERACRIAAGVTPRTV; encoded by the coding sequence GTGAGCCGAGTCCAACTGCCGACACGCCCCTTTCCCACTCTCGAGCGCGAGGTCGGAGTCATCTCGCTCGGCGCGTTCAAGATCGGGCGGCGCGACCCGGGCAAGTACGCCACCGATGATCCCCTGCCCTCCGACGCCGAAAGCACTTCACTCATTCACGGAGCGATCGATTTCGGCATCGATCTGATCGACACCGCGCCTGCCTACGGTCTCAGCGAAGCGCGGGTCGGTGCGGCGCTGGCGTCGCGGCACAGCGGCGTCGTCATCTCGACCAAGGCTGGAGAAGAGCTAGGTCCGACAGGTTCCATCTTCAACTATTCCGAGGCGGCGATTGAAGCGAGCGTCTGTCGCAGCCTGGTGCGGCTGCGACGGCCGTCGCTCGACCTCGTCTTCATCCACTCCGATGGCAATGACCTGCACATTCTCGGCGAAGGCACCGCCGTCGCCACGCTCGATCGGCTGCGGCGCCAGGGTCTGCTCCGTGCGGTGGGCTTCAGCGGAAAGCGCGTCGAGGGAGGGCTCGCCGCGCTCAACGATCCGAGGATCAACGCGGTGATGGTCGAGTACAACCCTGCGTCGACCTCGCAGCTTCCCGTGATCGAGATGGCGGGCCGGCTCGGCAAGGCGGTGCTCGTGAAGAAACCACTCGCGCAAGGGCGGCTGGCACCCGAAGAGGCCATTCCCTTCATTCTGGCGCGACCCGAGGTGACGACCGTGGTCATCGGTTCGCTTCGCCTCGAGCATCTCGAACGCGCATGTCGCATCGCGGCGGGAGTCACTCCCCGGACGGTGTGA
- a CDS encoding LysM peptidoglycan-binding domain-containing protein, whose translation MNNGAKLLVALVLVFAGAGLYMAFFPPGGSKPATSSPDPEPRTTPSAPPSPGRLPANERPGGWRDEAPSRPVAQPPVRTPTPDPVTPRPERNGTSVGESGASAPSPVAPVRPTPDPAPVNAGEGAADAPSSDTPVTPAPTPVAPAPVTPAPVTPAPVVPAPPRPAPAPSGAREYIIIEGDTFTSIAEEYFGDRRKVVLIVEANPGVDPNRLAVGQRIRLPAQDTPLPASATTPAAGSGSGTAGGSTGGAASGGAPPADQAPTATAAGRHIVKRGETLAAIAERYYGTKAESAWRRIFEANRSTIGDDPSRLRVGDSLVIPARGTN comes from the coding sequence ATGAACAACGGAGCCAAGCTGCTCGTCGCGCTCGTCCTGGTCTTCGCAGGCGCCGGTCTTTACATGGCGTTCTTTCCGCCGGGAGGTTCGAAGCCGGCGACGAGCTCGCCGGACCCTGAGCCTCGCACGACACCGTCGGCGCCTCCATCGCCCGGTCGACTTCCTGCGAATGAGCGGCCCGGTGGGTGGCGCGACGAAGCGCCATCTCGTCCTGTTGCACAGCCACCCGTTCGCACGCCGACTCCTGACCCCGTGACTCCGCGACCGGAGCGGAATGGCACTTCGGTCGGTGAATCCGGCGCATCGGCACCGTCACCCGTCGCACCGGTCCGTCCAACGCCGGACCCCGCGCCCGTGAACGCGGGCGAGGGCGCCGCAGACGCGCCATCGTCTGACACTCCGGTCACTCCCGCGCCGACGCCGGTCGCCCCCGCGCCCGTCACACCTGCACCGGTGACTCCGGCCCCTGTCGTTCCGGCACCGCCGCGACCCGCCCCGGCACCGAGCGGCGCGCGCGAGTACATCATCATTGAAGGTGACACCTTCACCTCGATCGCCGAGGAGTACTTCGGAGATCGTCGCAAGGTGGTCCTGATTGTCGAAGCGAATCCTGGAGTTGATCCGAACCGCCTCGCAGTCGGGCAGCGCATCCGACTTCCGGCGCAGGACACTCCGCTGCCGGCGTCCGCTACAACACCGGCGGCGGGCTCGGGATCGGGAACCGCAGGTGGATCGACCGGAGGCGCCGCAAGTGGCGGCGCTCCGCCGGCCGATCAGGCTCCGACGGCCACGGCGGCGGGGCGCCACATTGTGAAGCGCGGCGAGACGCTCGCGGCCATTGCCGAGCGCTACTACGGCACGAAGGCCGAGAGCGCCTGGCGAAGGATCTTCGAGGCGAATCGCTCGACGATCGGTGACGATCCGTCGCGCCTTCGCGTCGGCGACTCTCTCGTGATTCCGGCTCGCGGCACGAACTGA
- the secF gene encoding protein translocase subunit SecF, translated as MKRPGIHLLIIALLAAGFVYLLVPPKESLRLGRDLRGGVSLIYSVEIPPGSDNSAVVTDVINVLKDRANPQGVFDISFLPQGFNRFEVVMPLPSPEVQALQLTFRSALENLVSSSRVDDDELVAAAKAGTAVTRFGGADEGRRAQLAALERAAARAMEARQALESAALAGDDAALRAATASLAEAEVALEQGADMLASAGISERRLIRALALSPRPRAVLDPVTGKPRMDDRNRVVMGPSERDEEIAIIREQIPWLAPELDRVLETWAAFEARRTGLDGPEDLKRLFRGAGVLEFFIAVDAANPEGVNPVELRQQLAERGPEATDSPVARWFKVQDLKQWADTPALLAEARADPVSYFQQRRQLVAGVFEGEPYLLLYTTDGKSITHDPGRSWAMVGARPDVDDLGRPAVSFRLDTAGGALMGVLTANNLQKPMAVVLDRQVYTAANINGVIRDRGVIYGNFSRDDINYLTRVLQAGALAGQLSPEPISVNVLGPSLGADNLVRGLSAVLFSVVAVAILMLCYYMVAGIIANIALAFIILSIFGMMAFIDSTFTMPGLAGIALAIGMAVDANVLIFERMREEIVNNKEPLKKAARLGFARALSAILDGNVTNIMVCIVLIYFAGAEVKGFGVTMMIGAFATVLGGVWLSRVLMVIYTDWIGAKKLPMVTTVFPAVNRFLVPSIDWIRLRPMLFGTTITLAIIGIGLVASRGSYMLDTEFRGGVAMTMTTKRVETRPYQARAGDTPASIAAQITGVPPEAIVALNPGVDFAALQPGTELRIPTGPSSSDGRILISRQEVERRLQEIGRSGPSESVAGQFRTAGVLTLGEMTSDFQASSFQVKIGNPPGAVDESALTDDAVRALTGAFAAELDAQLSRSFRGSEGGHTAHTRPIQQRSLGEVVGRPELTDPIGRFRGGVAITLEAIDPPITLDEARGRLSRMRTQPDFSDAAGREVRIVGLDLANAEVPERGYTSIAILVSDPLVNLPKVPFETWDAQLAQREWALVTQALATETSLDQVASFSPTVAQSLLANAVIAVCLSLILMLGYIWVRFGSLRYSLGVILALSFNLCVCLGFLAGSEWLAMTNFGASIGVQDFRIDLNVIAGLLAITGYNINDSIVILDRVRERRGRMALATRQVVNDAINQTFSRTLLTSGTTIMSAVILVVLGGDAIRPFSMTLLVGLIAGTFSSIAIAAPLVYSGQRAEEEAGLAEHPSDKSALARPI; from the coding sequence ATGAAACGACCTGGCATTCACCTTCTCATCATCGCGCTGCTTGCGGCAGGCTTTGTCTATCTCCTCGTGCCACCGAAGGAGTCCCTCCGCCTTGGTCGCGATCTTCGCGGCGGCGTCAGCCTGATTTACTCGGTCGAGATTCCACCAGGGTCGGACAACTCCGCGGTGGTGACCGATGTCATCAATGTCCTGAAGGATCGTGCGAACCCGCAGGGCGTCTTCGATATCTCCTTCCTGCCGCAGGGCTTCAACCGCTTCGAAGTGGTCATGCCGCTGCCGAGCCCCGAGGTGCAGGCGCTCCAGCTCACCTTCCGCTCAGCGCTTGAGAATCTCGTCTCTTCGTCGCGCGTGGATGATGACGAGCTCGTTGCGGCGGCCAAGGCGGGCACCGCCGTCACGAGATTCGGCGGCGCCGACGAGGGACGCCGGGCGCAGCTCGCGGCGCTTGAACGAGCTGCGGCGCGGGCCATGGAGGCTCGTCAGGCGTTGGAGTCGGCGGCACTGGCCGGCGACGATGCTGCGCTTCGGGCAGCGACAGCGTCGCTCGCAGAGGCGGAAGTGGCGCTCGAACAGGGGGCGGACATGCTGGCGAGCGCGGGGATTTCGGAGCGCCGCCTGATCCGCGCACTCGCCCTCTCACCAAGGCCGAGGGCGGTCCTCGACCCTGTCACGGGCAAGCCTCGCATGGACGACCGCAACAGGGTGGTCATGGGCCCGAGTGAGCGCGATGAAGAGATCGCGATCATCCGGGAGCAGATTCCGTGGCTCGCACCGGAACTTGACCGCGTGCTCGAAACCTGGGCCGCCTTCGAAGCGCGGCGAACGGGCTTGGACGGTCCGGAGGACCTGAAGCGGCTCTTCCGTGGCGCCGGTGTGCTCGAGTTCTTCATCGCGGTTGATGCCGCCAACCCCGAGGGTGTGAACCCCGTCGAGTTGCGTCAGCAGCTCGCCGAGCGAGGCCCCGAGGCGACCGACTCGCCCGTCGCCCGATGGTTCAAGGTGCAGGACCTGAAGCAGTGGGCGGACACTCCGGCGCTCCTCGCGGAAGCGCGGGCGGATCCGGTGAGCTACTTCCAGCAGCGGCGTCAACTCGTCGCGGGTGTGTTCGAGGGCGAGCCCTACCTGCTGCTCTACACCACCGACGGGAAGAGCATCACCCATGACCCGGGGCGAAGCTGGGCGATGGTGGGCGCAAGGCCTGATGTCGATGACCTGGGTCGCCCGGCGGTGAGCTTCCGTCTCGACACCGCCGGCGGAGCGCTGATGGGCGTGCTGACAGCCAACAATCTTCAGAAGCCGATGGCGGTCGTCCTTGACCGGCAGGTCTACACCGCGGCGAACATCAACGGCGTCATCCGCGATCGGGGTGTGATCTACGGCAACTTCAGTCGCGACGACATCAACTACCTCACGCGCGTGCTTCAGGCCGGTGCGCTCGCAGGACAGCTCTCGCCTGAACCGATCTCGGTGAATGTCCTCGGACCTTCGCTCGGAGCTGACAATCTCGTTCGCGGCCTCAGTGCCGTGCTCTTCTCCGTGGTGGCCGTGGCCATCCTGATGCTCTGCTACTACATGGTGGCGGGCATCATCGCGAACATCGCGCTGGCCTTCATCATCCTGAGCATTTTCGGGATGATGGCCTTCATCGACTCGACCTTCACGATGCCGGGACTCGCGGGTATCGCGCTGGCGATCGGCATGGCGGTCGACGCCAATGTGCTCATCTTCGAGCGCATGCGCGAGGAGATCGTGAACAACAAGGAACCCTTGAAGAAGGCGGCGCGACTCGGCTTCGCACGGGCCTTGAGCGCGATTCTCGACGGCAATGTGACGAACATCATGGTCTGCATCGTGCTCATCTACTTCGCGGGCGCCGAGGTCAAGGGCTTCGGTGTCACGATGATGATCGGCGCCTTTGCGACGGTGCTCGGCGGTGTCTGGCTCTCCCGAGTGCTGATGGTCATCTACACCGACTGGATCGGCGCGAAGAAGCTGCCGATGGTGACCACTGTCTTCCCGGCGGTGAATCGCTTCCTCGTCCCGAGCATCGACTGGATCCGACTGCGGCCGATGCTCTTCGGCACGACCATCACGCTGGCGATCATCGGTATCGGCCTCGTGGCCTCGCGCGGCTCCTACATGCTCGACACGGAGTTCCGCGGTGGTGTCGCCATGACGATGACCACGAAGCGCGTCGAGACGCGGCCGTATCAGGCCCGAGCGGGTGATACGCCGGCCTCGATCGCCGCGCAAATCACCGGCGTGCCCCCCGAGGCAATCGTCGCGCTCAACCCGGGTGTCGACTTCGCGGCCTTGCAGCCGGGAACGGAGCTTCGGATTCCGACCGGACCAAGTTCGTCCGACGGACGCATTCTCATCTCGCGGCAGGAGGTCGAGCGGCGCTTGCAGGAGATCGGCCGATCGGGGCCTTCGGAGAGCGTGGCCGGGCAGTTCCGCACGGCAGGCGTGCTGACCCTGGGCGAGATGACTTCCGACTTCCAGGCAAGCAGCTTCCAGGTCAAGATCGGCAATCCGCCGGGGGCCGTGGATGAGAGTGCCCTCACCGATGATGCGGTCCGTGCGCTCACCGGCGCATTTGCGGCCGAGCTCGACGCCCAGCTCTCTCGCTCCTTCCGAGGTTCGGAGGGCGGCCACACGGCTCACACCCGACCGATTCAGCAGCGCTCCCTTGGTGAAGTGGTGGGGCGCCCCGAGCTCACTGATCCGATCGGTCGCTTCCGGGGCGGTGTGGCCATCACGCTCGAGGCCATCGACCCACCGATCACGCTCGATGAAGCGCGAGGTCGCTTGAGCCGCATGCGCACGCAGCCGGACTTCAGCGATGCGGCGGGGCGCGAAGTACGGATCGTCGGCCTCGATCTTGCGAATGCCGAGGTCCCGGAGCGCGGCTACACCTCGATTGCGATTCTCGTCAGTGATCCGCTCGTCAACCTGCCGAAGGTTCCCTTCGAGACATGGGACGCGCAACTTGCGCAGCGAGAGTGGGCGCTCGTGACGCAGGCGCTCGCAACGGAGACCTCGCTCGATCAGGTTGCGAGCTTCTCGCCCACGGTGGCCCAGTCCCTTCTCGCCAACGCGGTCATCGCCGTCTGCCTGAGCCTCATCCTGATGCTCGGGTACATCTGGGTGCGCTTCGGTTCGCTTCGCTATTCGCTTGGTGTGATCCTGGCGCTGAGCTTCAATCTCTGCGTCTGTCTCGGCTTCCTCGCCGGCAGCGAGTGGTTGGCCATGACCAACTTCGGCGCCTCGATCGGCGTGCAGGACTTCCGCATCGACCTCAATGTCATCGCCGGCCTGCTGGCGATCACGGGCTACAACATCAATGACAGCATTGTCATTCTCGACCGAGTCCGTGAGCGACGAGGGCGAATGGCGCTGGCCACGCGGCAGGTGGTGAACGACGCCATCAACCAGACTTTCAGCCGAACCCTGCTGACCAGCGGAACCACGATCATGTCCGCAGTCATCCTGGTGGTGCTGGGTGGCGACGCGATTCGTCCGTTCAGCATGACCCTGCTGGTGGGGCTGATTGCAGGCACCTTCAGTTCAATCGCGATTGCCGCACCGCTGGTGTATTCTGGTCAGCGTGCCGAGGAGGAGGCGGGCCTGGCAGAACACCCGTCGGACAAGTCGGCACTCGCTCGTCCGATCTGA
- the yajC gene encoding preprotein translocase subunit YajC, whose protein sequence is MFDLSPSAWTLALQGTPLDQAVNATSARGQGGGTAVDNSAANPPAGAATQRGMDPFIFIVLAMVAVLFMMTIFTGRRQRKQREAMLSALRKHDRVVTSGGIIGSVVEIKPRTVVLKVDESSNTRITFSRDAIQSVLEEAPESSEEAKT, encoded by the coding sequence ATGTTCGATCTCAGCCCCTCGGCCTGGACCCTTGCGCTCCAGGGAACGCCCCTCGATCAGGCCGTCAACGCCACCAGCGCCCGCGGCCAGGGTGGCGGAACTGCTGTCGACAATTCGGCGGCGAACCCACCCGCCGGGGCCGCGACGCAGCGGGGGATGGACCCCTTCATCTTCATCGTGCTCGCGATGGTGGCGGTCCTCTTCATGATGACCATCTTCACCGGGAGACGCCAGCGCAAGCAGCGAGAGGCGATGCTCAGCGCCCTCCGCAAGCACGACCGGGTGGTGACCTCGGGCGGCATCATCGGGTCCGTCGTCGAGATCAAGCCGCGCACGGTGGTCCTGAAGGTCGACGAGAGCTCCAACACGCGGATCACCTTCTCCCGTGACGCCATTCAATCGGTGCTGGAAGAGGCCCCGGAGAGCAGCGAAGAGGCGAAGACCTGA
- a CDS encoding queuine tRNA-ribosyltransferase, whose translation MAIRFDILARARGVQARLGRVTTPHGAFETPAFMPVATAAAMKGLTPSQVRSSGAQCILNNAFHLMLRPGSERVRRFGGVHAFMRWDGPILTDSGGFQAFSMSASNQINEDGVTFRSFIDGSRVHMGPESSMAVQNDLGADIIMAFDDCPPAHGGEEDADSDRGDGGQRDDDSRSARSESGERPAAPARRASAPSTLRASRVARPQDLAARRREAVDRSARWLKRCVAAHRAPERQALFGIVQGGTDLDLRRQSAELTCAIELPGYAIGGVAVGETPEEIERVVRFTAPLLPEDKPRYLMGVGYERDIVAAVEAGVDMFDCVLPTRSGRNALVFTRQGPLRLRNACFADDPEPLDASCDCEVCAGGFGRGYLRHLFQAGEMLGPILASLHNLRHFQCLLLDIRRAIRDDAWSSIRGAWPCLSPTPPAK comes from the coding sequence ATGGCCATTCGCTTTGACATTCTCGCTCGCGCTCGAGGCGTCCAGGCGCGCCTCGGACGAGTGACGACGCCGCATGGCGCGTTCGAGACACCGGCGTTCATGCCGGTGGCTACCGCCGCGGCAATGAAGGGATTGACGCCATCGCAGGTGCGCTCAAGCGGCGCGCAGTGCATCCTGAACAACGCGTTTCATCTCATGCTGCGTCCGGGGAGCGAGCGTGTGCGCCGCTTCGGGGGCGTGCATGCCTTCATGCGCTGGGATGGTCCGATCCTGACCGACTCCGGCGGTTTCCAGGCCTTCTCGATGAGCGCCTCCAATCAGATCAACGAGGATGGCGTGACCTTCCGAAGTTTCATCGATGGGTCGCGCGTGCACATGGGGCCCGAGTCATCGATGGCGGTGCAGAACGATCTCGGCGCGGACATCATCATGGCCTTCGACGACTGCCCGCCGGCGCATGGGGGCGAGGAAGATGCGGACAGTGACCGGGGTGATGGTGGTCAGCGAGACGACGACTCCCGAAGCGCACGATCCGAGTCTGGCGAGCGCCCCGCCGCGCCCGCGCGGCGTGCGAGCGCGCCATCGACACTCCGAGCCTCGCGCGTGGCGCGACCGCAGGATCTTGCGGCGCGGCGTCGTGAGGCGGTCGACCGCAGCGCGCGCTGGCTCAAGAGGTGCGTTGCCGCGCACCGTGCACCGGAGCGCCAAGCGCTCTTCGGCATCGTGCAGGGCGGCACTGATCTTGACCTTCGTCGTCAGTCGGCCGAACTGACCTGCGCGATCGAGCTGCCCGGCTATGCGATCGGCGGAGTGGCGGTCGGCGAGACGCCCGAAGAGATCGAGCGCGTCGTCCGCTTCACGGCGCCGCTCCTGCCCGAAGACAAGCCGCGCTACCTGATGGGGGTCGGCTATGAGCGCGACATTGTGGCGGCCGTTGAGGCGGGAGTCGACATGTTCGACTGCGTCCTGCCGACACGGAGCGGGCGGAATGCGCTCGTCTTCACCCGCCAGGGTCCGCTTCGCCTGCGCAATGCGTGCTTTGCGGACGATCCCGAGCCGCTTGATGCCTCGTGCGATTGCGAGGTGTGTGCCGGCGGCTTCGGTCGCGGATACCTGAGACATCTCTTTCAGGCGGGCGAGATGCTGGGGCCGATCCTGGCAAGCCTCCATAACCTCCGGCACTTCCAATGCCTGCTGCTGGACATCCGGCGGGCGATCCGGGATGATGCGTGGTCCTCAATCAGGGGGGCGTGGCCCTGCCTGTCGCCGACCCCGCCAGCGAAGTGA
- a CDS encoding rhomboid family intramembrane serine protease gives MGLADRSYMTDRPARGRGPSFSPGAVGGFPRFSVNTWLIILCAAVFILDPFLPARWVFQGVEWPRGMMFADSREEHERFKTLTAAPDGIKPVTQGPVVPGSVGVRLLLDAAGRPVAREVYRAEPFFYSWLYFSTSSAVVHRAPDGSLRGFEFWRFIGFQFLHGGIWHIAFNMIGLWFFGPIVERTLGGKRYLAFYLLCGIAGALMYLLLNGVGTQAVIMFGPQAMKWAPFLLFNDPETPLVGASAGVFGVLMAGAYLVPHARVYVWGILPMRMDTLAYVLVGVALFTVIMQGNNAGGEAAHIGGAIAGWYFIRNPNHLHGFFDFLGRADPTSRSRRARSGGAAPRPSPRDLAPDRAEVDRILEKVSREGLQSLSRAEQEALRRASRSSRN, from the coding sequence ATGGGACTTGCCGACCGCTCGTACATGACCGACCGCCCGGCACGGGGCCGTGGCCCGAGCTTCTCACCCGGCGCCGTCGGGGGATTTCCACGGTTCTCGGTGAACACATGGCTGATCATTCTCTGCGCCGCGGTCTTCATCCTCGACCCATTCCTGCCCGCGCGCTGGGTCTTTCAGGGAGTTGAGTGGCCGCGGGGCATGATGTTCGCCGACTCCCGTGAGGAGCATGAGCGCTTCAAGACCCTGACCGCAGCGCCCGATGGCATCAAGCCGGTGACGCAGGGACCGGTCGTTCCCGGATCGGTGGGAGTTCGGTTGCTGCTCGATGCCGCCGGTCGCCCCGTGGCTCGCGAGGTCTATCGCGCCGAGCCGTTCTTCTATTCATGGCTCTACTTCTCCACGAGCTCGGCGGTGGTGCATCGCGCACCCGACGGCTCGCTCCGTGGCTTCGAGTTCTGGCGCTTCATCGGCTTTCAGTTCCTTCACGGGGGAATCTGGCACATCGCGTTCAACATGATCGGTCTCTGGTTCTTCGGACCCATTGTGGAACGCACGCTCGGCGGCAAGCGCTATCTCGCGTTTTATCTCCTCTGCGGTATCGCGGGAGCGCTCATGTACCTGCTCCTGAATGGTGTGGGGACGCAGGCGGTGATCATGTTCGGGCCGCAGGCGATGAAGTGGGCGCCCTTCCTGCTCTTCAATGATCCCGAGACGCCCTTGGTCGGAGCCAGTGCCGGTGTCTTCGGCGTGCTCATGGCCGGCGCGTACCTCGTGCCCCACGCTCGCGTCTATGTCTGGGGCATCCTGCCGATGCGAATGGACACGCTGGCGTATGTCCTCGTGGGTGTGGCGCTCTTCACCGTGATCATGCAGGGCAACAACGCCGGAGGGGAGGCCGCGCACATCGGAGGCGCGATCGCCGGGTGGTACTTCATCAGGAACCCGAATCACCTCCACGGCTTCTTTGACTTTCTCGGCCGCGCCGATCCCACGAGCCGCTCGCGTCGCGCGAGGTCCGGCGGCGCGGCACCCCGCCCCTCGCCGCGGGACCTGGCACCGGATCGTGCCGAAGTCGATCGCATTCTCGAGAAGGTGAGCCGCGAGGGGCTCCAATCGCTCTCCCGCGCCGAGCAGGAGGCGCTTCGAAGGGCCAGCAGGTCGTCGCGCAACTGA
- a CDS encoding site-2 protease family protein yields MKGSDGWGEGRGDRGGLMGDWRSAHPRFDDPLSWSLPIGHAGGVTVRVHALFLVVIVIALLKSVLADPGEGAATPFDLPRMLVALGALFLLVLAHETGHVVACRTSGGDADEILIWPLGGLAWCSPPPRWTAELWTALGGPLVNLAIWCITATLLGLMAGWRTSLLLPNPFSPAAFVTLSGRDLEALFIVHWVNWILLLINLLPMIPLDGGQALRAMLSRRMEAVEAARTAARVGFIMAIVVMVAAIVIGSWVLGAVAFVGGLTCFISMRRIEFTDAMDEGLEDPRSLAERQRAERMARRRAALEARRRDALEQEDRKLDEILAKIGREGRAALTWSERRFLKRATKRRRGQ; encoded by the coding sequence GTGAAGGGGAGCGATGGCTGGGGCGAGGGTCGCGGCGATCGGGGAGGACTCATGGGCGATTGGCGCAGCGCGCATCCTCGCTTCGATGATCCGCTGAGCTGGTCGCTGCCGATCGGCCATGCGGGCGGCGTGACGGTCAGGGTGCATGCGCTCTTCCTCGTGGTCATCGTGATCGCCCTGCTCAAGAGCGTGCTCGCCGATCCCGGCGAAGGCGCGGCGACCCCATTCGATCTGCCGCGCATGCTGGTCGCGCTCGGCGCGCTCTTTCTGCTGGTTCTCGCGCATGAGACGGGGCATGTCGTCGCCTGTCGGACCTCGGGCGGTGATGCAGATGAGATCCTGATCTGGCCGCTTGGCGGTCTCGCGTGGTGTTCACCGCCGCCGCGCTGGACGGCGGAACTCTGGACGGCCCTCGGCGGCCCGCTTGTCAATCTGGCCATCTGGTGCATCACGGCGACGCTGCTCGGGCTCATGGCCGGCTGGCGCACCTCGCTCCTCCTTCCCAATCCGTTCTCACCTGCGGCCTTCGTCACTCTTTCGGGGCGCGATCTCGAGGCGCTCTTCATCGTTCACTGGGTCAACTGGATCCTGCTGCTCATCAACCTGCTGCCGATGATTCCGCTCGACGGGGGGCAGGCGCTTCGGGCGATGCTCTCGCGCCGCATGGAGGCGGTGGAAGCAGCGCGAACCGCGGCGCGCGTCGGGTTCATCATGGCGATCGTGGTGATGGTGGCGGCGATCGTCATCGGGAGCTGGGTTCTGGGTGCGGTTGCCTTCGTGGGCGGCCTGACCTGCTTCATCTCGATGCGCCGGATCGAGTTCACCGATGCGATGGATGAAGGTCTCGAGGATCCGCGATCGCTCGCCGAGCGGCAGCGCGCCGAGCGGATGGCCCGACGACGCGCGGCGCTTGAGGCGCGTCGTCGCGACGCGCTCGAACAGGAGGATCGAAAGCTCGATGAGATTCTCGCCAAGATCGGTCGGGAGGGACGCGCCGCACTGACCTGGTCCGAGCGTCGCTTCCTCAAGCGGGCCACGAAGCGACGGCGTGGCCAGTAG